The Allocatelliglobosispora scoriae genome contains a region encoding:
- a CDS encoding ion channel has product MFSLLYRLVRGVRRKSTWALPATVIVFVFATSWPLMALAEPVGSKILEPANYWWWFVITATTVGYGDFFPVSPGGHVVGAYVIVGGIATFATLFTRISIALENVKGRRMHGTVELTTADHVVVLGYTPGRTERIVDELLADGSRPIALGAWSTVESHPMAERDIDFVRGDLTDEGVLRRASVHRAHSVLIDARDDNEALAVLVTVDHLTTGAHIVVALRDMDRAAHLSYVNAGVRCVQWHQPHLLTEELQDPGIAQVYTDLMTHGGGNTYSMKLPASLDGISFGECQAHLGQHHDTTVLAVNTGESLLISPSWQEQLRTDMVIYYVGQARLDPAAVARGLRPAKSG; this is encoded by the coding sequence GTGTTCTCGCTGCTGTACCGGCTCGTGCGCGGCGTACGCCGAAAGTCCACGTGGGCGCTGCCCGCGACCGTGATCGTCTTCGTCTTCGCGACGAGCTGGCCGCTGATGGCGCTCGCCGAGCCCGTCGGCTCGAAGATCCTCGAACCCGCCAACTACTGGTGGTGGTTCGTGATCACCGCGACCACCGTCGGCTACGGCGACTTCTTCCCCGTCTCCCCCGGTGGGCATGTGGTCGGCGCCTACGTGATCGTCGGCGGCATCGCCACCTTCGCCACCCTCTTCACCCGGATATCCATCGCCCTCGAGAACGTGAAGGGACGACGCATGCACGGCACCGTCGAGCTCACCACCGCCGACCACGTCGTCGTGCTCGGCTACACCCCCGGCCGGACCGAGCGGATCGTCGACGAGCTGCTCGCCGACGGCTCCCGCCCCATCGCCCTCGGCGCGTGGAGCACCGTCGAGTCGCACCCGATGGCCGAGCGCGACATCGACTTCGTCCGCGGCGACCTCACCGACGAGGGCGTGCTGCGCCGTGCCTCGGTGCACCGCGCCCACAGCGTCCTCATCGACGCCCGCGACGACAACGAGGCTCTCGCCGTGCTCGTCACCGTCGACCACCTCACCACGGGCGCGCACATCGTGGTCGCCCTGCGCGACATGGACCGCGCGGCACACCTGAGCTATGTCAACGCGGGCGTGCGGTGCGTGCAGTGGCACCAGCCGCACCTGCTCACCGAGGAGCTGCAGGATCCGGGCATCGCGCAGGTCTACACCGACCTGATGACGCACGGCGGCGGCAACACCTACTCGATGAAGCTGCCCGCGTCGCTGGACGGGATCAGCTTCGGCGAGTGCCAGGCCCACCTGGGGCAGCACCACGACACCACGGTGCTCGCGGTCAACACCGGCGAGAGCCTGCTGATCAGCCCGTCCTGGCAGGAGCAGCTGCGGACCGACATGGTGATCTACTACGTCGGGCAGGCGCGGCTCGACCCCGCCGCGGTCGCCCGTGGCCTGCGCCCGGCCAAGTCCGGCTAG
- a CDS encoding helix-turn-helix domain-containing protein: protein MIDERSSALILDVRGVETVLDLARLLRQLRRRQAHLRRGSELTYRELTALTGWSIGTIAGYLSGRTLPPVDRFDVLIRVLDASPVEQGILATLRDNVAERRRPPQSSAGPGWPIPRQLPADVFRFTGRAAHLAELDALLHSPGPSPTVVVSALSGTAGVGKTALAVHWAQRVSARFPDGQLYVNLRGFDPSGPPMSVTEAVRGFLDAFGVDAQRIPLSVEAQVGLYRSLIADRRVLVLLDNARDADQVRPLLPGSPGCLTLVTSRNQLASLVVTEGARPIILDLLSQREARQLLANRLGGPRVLAEPEAVDQLIERCACLPLALAIIAARASTRPSLSLAVLAQELLDTQGRLDPFAGDDAVVDVRAVFSHSYQDLSAAAATMFRLLGGYPGPDIAAPAAASLAAVPLPAARAMLAELVSANLLHEHVPGRYTCHDLLRAYAGEQSRAADTEADRRAATRRLLDHYLQTANAAALMIYAQRDPIMLVPPADGVTAELVSGQENARAWFAAEHATMLAVIDQAADQGFAAHTWQLAWAIGDVLDWRGQWIDLAAVQATALRAAQQAGDIAGAAQAHRILARAYIRLGRWGDAATLLAEAVLLFDRVGDPVGQANSHIALSRVHEEHGDHRSALEQSQQALGLFRAAGHQAGQARSLNAVGWYHALLAEYEAAVDCCEQALALHRAMGSRLGQAPAWDSLGYAHQHLGHHQEAIACYQSSIELYREVGDRFHEGDTLVHLGDNYQQSGAADLAQLSWRQALEIFTALNHPAAEDLRRKLG, encoded by the coding sequence ATGATCGACGAGCGGTCCAGCGCGCTCATTCTCGATGTGCGCGGCGTGGAGACGGTCCTGGACCTGGCCAGGCTCCTGCGCCAGCTCCGGCGCAGGCAGGCCCACCTGCGGCGCGGTTCTGAGCTGACCTATCGCGAGCTGACCGCGCTCACCGGGTGGTCGATCGGCACCATCGCGGGCTACCTCAGCGGGCGTACGCTGCCGCCGGTCGACCGCTTCGACGTGCTGATCAGGGTGCTCGACGCGAGCCCGGTCGAGCAGGGCATCCTGGCGACACTGCGCGACAACGTGGCCGAGCGCCGCCGCCCGCCGCAGTCCTCGGCCGGACCGGGCTGGCCGATCCCGCGCCAGCTCCCGGCGGATGTCTTCCGCTTCACCGGCCGGGCGGCACACCTCGCCGAGCTCGACGCGCTGCTCCACTCGCCGGGCCCGTCGCCGACCGTCGTCGTCTCCGCCCTCTCCGGCACCGCCGGGGTGGGCAAGACCGCGCTCGCGGTGCACTGGGCGCAGCGGGTCTCGGCCCGCTTCCCGGACGGCCAGCTCTACGTCAACCTGCGCGGCTTCGACCCCAGCGGCCCGCCGATGAGCGTCACCGAGGCGGTCCGGGGCTTCCTCGACGCGTTCGGCGTGGACGCGCAGCGCATCCCGCTCAGCGTCGAGGCGCAGGTGGGGCTCTATCGCAGCCTGATCGCCGATCGCCGCGTGCTGGTGCTGCTCGACAACGCCCGCGACGCCGACCAGGTCCGCCCGCTGCTGCCCGGCTCACCGGGCTGCCTGACCCTGGTGACGAGCCGCAACCAGCTCGCCAGCCTCGTCGTGACCGAGGGTGCCCGCCCGATCATCCTGGACCTGCTGTCGCAGCGGGAGGCCCGGCAGCTCCTCGCGAACCGGCTCGGCGGTCCGCGCGTGCTCGCCGAGCCGGAGGCCGTCGACCAGCTCATCGAGCGCTGCGCCTGCCTGCCGCTGGCCCTGGCGATCATCGCGGCCCGGGCCAGCACCCGGCCGTCGCTCTCGCTCGCCGTGCTCGCCCAGGAGCTGCTCGACACCCAGGGGCGGCTCGACCCCTTCGCCGGTGACGACGCCGTCGTCGACGTCCGGGCCGTCTTCTCCCACTCCTATCAGGACCTCAGTGCGGCCGCTGCGACGATGTTCCGGCTGCTCGGCGGCTACCCCGGGCCCGACATCGCGGCGCCCGCCGCGGCGAGCCTCGCAGCGGTCCCGCTCCCCGCGGCCAGGGCGATGCTCGCCGAACTCGTCAGCGCCAACCTGCTGCACGAGCACGTGCCCGGCCGCTACACCTGCCACGACCTGCTGCGCGCCTATGCCGGGGAGCAGTCCCGGGCCGCCGACACCGAGGCCGACCGGCGTGCCGCGACCCGGCGCCTGCTCGACCACTACCTCCAGACCGCCAACGCCGCAGCCCTGATGATCTACGCGCAGCGCGACCCGATCATGCTCGTGCCGCCCGCCGACGGTGTCACCGCGGAGCTGGTGAGCGGGCAGGAGAACGCCCGGGCCTGGTTCGCCGCCGAGCACGCCACGATGCTCGCCGTCATCGACCAGGCGGCCGATCAGGGCTTCGCCGCCCATACCTGGCAGCTCGCCTGGGCGATCGGCGACGTCCTCGACTGGCGGGGCCAGTGGATCGACCTCGCGGCGGTGCAGGCGACCGCGCTGCGGGCCGCGCAGCAGGCCGGTGACATCGCCGGTGCGGCGCAGGCGCACCGGATCCTGGCCCGCGCCTATATCCGGCTCGGCCGCTGGGGCGACGCGGCGACGCTGCTCGCGGAGGCGGTCCTGCTCTTCGACCGGGTGGGCGACCCGGTCGGCCAGGCCAACAGCCACATCGCGCTGTCGCGGGTGCATGAGGAGCACGGCGACCACCGCAGCGCGCTGGAGCAGTCGCAGCAGGCCCTCGGCCTGTTCCGGGCCGCGGGGCACCAGGCCGGCCAGGCGCGGTCCCTCAACGCCGTCGGGTGGTACCACGCGCTGCTCGCGGAGTATGAGGCAGCCGTCGACTGCTGCGAGCAGGCCCTCGCGCTGCACCGTGCGATGGGCAGCAGGCTCGGTCAGGCGCCGGCCTGGGACAGTCTCGGGTACGCCCACCAGCACCTCGGCCACCACCAGGAGGCGATCGCCTGCTATCAGTCATCGATCGAGCTCTACCGCGAGGTCGGCGACCGCTTCCACGAGGGCGACACCCTGGTGCACCTCGGCGACAACTACCAGCAGTCCGGGGCTGCCGACCTGGCCCAGCTCTCCTGGCGGCAGGCGTTGGAGATCTTCACGGCGCTGAACCACCCGGCTGCGGAAGATCTCCGCCGCAAGCTGGGCTAG
- a CDS encoding AfsR/SARP family transcriptional regulator → MLVRLLGPLDVFAEGVSRPVTGARRRALLAVLALRAGHVVSVERLAEIVWGGAVTANTLQRHISHLRGVLPDPSAVVAHPPGYVLTADTDAAEAERLIEQANRTGDPFATAAMLRAALQLWRDRALVDVDGSTWLEAESDRLEELRGTASRALLQARIDLGEHAEVLPDLQALAVERPFDEVLQHQLMLALYRSGRQSEALAAYRQVRANLTDQLGIDPGQPLRELESQILRQDRALNWSDSPSQRIVPAQLPPAVPGFVGRASTLDRLDHLLLGEQAVVILSGTPGVGKTALAVHWAHRAADRFPDGQVYADLRGFDPSSPPADSTEVLHGLLESFGAQVPADPAMRESRWRSLLAGRRVLLVLDNAHDAAQVRPLLPGTPGCAVLVTGRLSLTALVATHNARSVPVELLPPDEARQLLIARLGADRVAAEPAAVDAIIDRCARLPLALAVVAARAVTRPARPLSGLAAELGDDTRMLDVLHAGDPTTDVRAVFSWSYRALSDPAARLYRLLGCHPGPDITRMAAASLAGLPAESTGASLTELCDAYLLREEPSGRYAQHDLMRAHAAELAAAAPEPAAVHRLLDHYLRTAAAAAQALITHRDPGGLPPPAPAVRPEPIADHDSALAWFTAERHVLLAVQTLAHTEGFDTHAWQLGWATSTFLNWRGHWTDRTRVWRTALASALRLGDSRAEAICNRGIAWCFMRLGRLTDAETHLRRARELFHHRADSIGEADTVIDLGRLFTDAHDLPAAADYVSQALRLYEMCGHTAGQAFAWGNTGWIQTLQGDHTNAITSSRRAIGLYQRAGNREGVASSWHSIGHAHHCLGEYREAVRSYRRARELFNALGDLFSEASALSELGEALIAAGDPDAAAEARRSAALLLEGLRT, encoded by the coding sequence ATGCTGGTGAGGCTGCTCGGCCCGCTGGACGTCTTCGCCGAAGGCGTGTCGCGGCCGGTAACGGGGGCTCGGCGGCGGGCGTTGCTCGCGGTGCTGGCATTGCGCGCGGGGCACGTGGTCAGTGTCGAACGCCTGGCCGAGATCGTGTGGGGCGGTGCCGTCACCGCGAACACGTTGCAGCGGCACATCTCCCACCTGCGCGGTGTGCTGCCCGATCCATCCGCCGTCGTCGCGCACCCTCCCGGCTATGTGCTGACCGCAGACACCGACGCGGCCGAGGCGGAGCGACTGATCGAGCAGGCGAACCGGACCGGCGACCCGTTCGCCACCGCCGCGATGCTGCGAGCGGCTCTGCAGCTGTGGCGGGACCGGGCGCTGGTCGATGTCGACGGATCAACCTGGTTGGAGGCCGAATCGGACCGGCTGGAAGAGCTGCGCGGCACCGCCTCACGCGCCCTGCTTCAGGCCCGGATCGATCTGGGCGAACATGCCGAGGTCCTGCCGGACCTGCAGGCGCTGGCGGTCGAGCGGCCGTTCGACGAGGTGTTGCAGCATCAGCTGATGCTGGCGCTCTACCGGTCCGGACGGCAGAGCGAGGCGCTCGCGGCCTACCGGCAGGTTCGAGCGAACTTGACCGATCAGCTCGGCATCGACCCGGGGCAGCCGCTGCGAGAGCTGGAGTCGCAGATCCTGCGCCAGGACAGGGCACTGAACTGGTCCGATTCCCCCTCTCAGCGCATCGTCCCGGCCCAACTCCCGCCCGCCGTACCCGGTTTCGTCGGCCGGGCGTCGACACTTGATCGGCTCGATCATCTGCTCCTCGGCGAGCAGGCGGTCGTGATCCTCTCCGGCACACCCGGTGTCGGGAAGACCGCCCTCGCGGTGCACTGGGCACATCGCGCAGCCGACCGGTTCCCTGACGGGCAGGTCTACGCCGACCTGCGGGGCTTCGATCCGAGCAGCCCGCCGGCGGACTCGACGGAGGTCCTGCACGGCCTGTTGGAGTCCTTCGGCGCCCAGGTACCGGCCGACCCCGCGATGCGGGAGTCTCGCTGGCGGAGCCTGCTCGCCGGCCGCCGGGTCCTGCTGGTGCTCGACAACGCGCATGACGCCGCTCAGGTGAGGCCGCTCCTGCCCGGTACGCCCGGCTGCGCGGTGCTGGTCACCGGCCGGCTGAGCCTCACCGCCCTGGTCGCCACCCACAACGCCCGATCGGTCCCGGTGGAGTTGCTCCCGCCCGACGAAGCCCGGCAGCTTCTGATCGCCCGTCTCGGCGCCGATCGGGTTGCCGCCGAACCGGCCGCCGTGGACGCGATCATCGACCGCTGTGCTCGCCTGCCGCTCGCTCTCGCCGTGGTCGCCGCTCGCGCGGTGACACGCCCCGCCCGGCCGCTGTCCGGTCTCGCCGCGGAACTGGGCGACGACACCCGGATGCTGGACGTGCTCCACGCCGGTGATCCGACGACCGACGTGCGCGCCGTGTTCTCCTGGTCCTACCGGGCGTTGTCGGATCCGGCTGCTCGGCTCTACCGGCTGCTCGGCTGCCATCCCGGTCCCGACATCACCCGGATGGCGGCGGCCAGCCTCGCCGGCCTGCCCGCCGAATCCACCGGGGCATCGCTCACCGAGCTGTGCGACGCCTATCTGCTCCGCGAAGAACCCTCCGGCCGTTACGCGCAGCATGACCTCATGAGAGCCCACGCGGCGGAGCTGGCTGCAGCCGCACCCGAGCCCGCTGCCGTGCACCGCCTGCTCGACCACTATCTGCGAACCGCCGCTGCAGCCGCCCAGGCCCTCATCACGCACCGCGACCCGGGTGGCCTCCCTCCGCCTGCGCCCGCCGTCCGTCCCGAACCCATCGCCGACCACGACTCGGCGCTGGCCTGGTTCACCGCCGAACGCCATGTCCTGCTGGCGGTCCAGACGCTCGCCCACACCGAAGGCTTCGATACCCATGCCTGGCAGCTCGGCTGGGCGACGAGCACGTTCCTCAACTGGCGTGGCCATTGGACGGACCGGACACGCGTCTGGCGTACCGCCCTCGCGTCCGCCCTGCGTCTCGGCGACTCCCGCGCCGAGGCCATCTGCAACCGCGGCATCGCATGGTGCTTCATGCGGCTCGGTCGCTTGACCGACGCCGAGACGCACCTCCGCCGGGCCCGGGAGCTCTTCCACCACCGAGCCGACTCGATCGGCGAGGCGGACACCGTCATCGATCTGGGTCGGCTGTTCACCGACGCACACGACCTGCCTGCCGCCGCCGACTACGTCAGCCAGGCCCTGCGTCTCTACGAGATGTGCGGTCACACCGCGGGGCAGGCCTTCGCCTGGGGCAACACCGGCTGGATCCAGACCCTTCAGGGCGACCACACCAACGCCATCACCTCCTCCCGCCGTGCGATCGGCCTCTACCAGCGAGCCGGAAACCGGGAAGGTGTGGCAAGCTCATGGCACAGCATCGGTCACGCCCATCACTGTCTCGGCGAGTACCGCGAGGCCGTGCGGTCCTATCGGCGCGCTCGGGAGCTCTTCAACGCCCTGGGTGACCTGTTCAGCGAAGCCTCAGCGCTGTCCGAGCTGGGCGAGGCCCTGATCGCAGCCGGCGATCCCGATGCCGCAGCCGAAGCCCGACGCTCGGCGGCATTGCTCCTGGAAGGCCTGCGGACATAG
- a CDS encoding PASTA domain-containing protein, with protein MKRNWRKAISTMIVGAALLTGAVLTAAAPANAATPTVFDLNGIFSDGGSARPAITNVNDILTVNMSSQHRPTATGVVLATDRIIVSFPDDTTYTAILQAPGTIRWSNGSVWTKTKPVPNLIGMSPGQANTAINAAGFTIGLIGTFPDPSCQFLRVVGRQNPGPGAPAIPGSPVGYSTGVRVGNCQVP; from the coding sequence ATGAAGAGAAACTGGCGCAAAGCCATCAGCACGATGATCGTCGGGGCGGCTCTGCTGACCGGCGCAGTCCTGACCGCGGCGGCCCCGGCAAACGCGGCCACACCGACGGTCTTCGATCTCAACGGGATCTTCTCCGACGGCGGATCGGCCCGACCTGCGATCACGAACGTCAACGACATCCTGACCGTCAACATGTCCTCGCAGCACCGACCGACCGCGACCGGCGTCGTACTGGCGACCGACCGGATCATCGTGTCCTTTCCGGACGACACGACCTACACCGCGATCCTGCAGGCACCCGGGACCATCCGGTGGTCCAACGGCTCGGTCTGGACCAAGACCAAACCGGTCCCGAATCTGATCGGCATGAGCCCCGGTCAGGCCAACACGGCCATCAACGCGGCCGGCTTCACCATCGGTCTGATCGGTACGTTCCCCGACCCGAGCTGCCAGTTCCTGAGGGTGGTGGGACGCCAGAACCCCGGACCAGGCGCTCCTGCCATCCCGGGCAGCCCCGTGGGCTACTCGACCGGTGTGCGGGTCGGCAACTGCCAGGTTCCGTAA
- a CDS encoding discoidin domain-containing protein — translation MRSSLWRPAVALAAILALAAPTIPAQAHSAQSARPAVAGLRKQMTWTASERQGGYVHVGSDGTTNAYTGDTAVDQYQPALCLRVDYQSPPGGITFDSYIGWSRGQVKATGPVRGDALASPQAADELCSRTFGAGWELAEFHDGRYGPSFEYQGGWSFWAAGDLIPGSRFWVTISDQPANAWNSAGTLPPALPAGDQNDLILKSRLGELVSPLLQVADGNFQYLVRNAVGRLFDGDDNVLLTDLIWEAEASYIVDPYDPTWVAFKDGVAALGNVNGETYVPQLFIPNYEDGVITSGEITLTVFESDLGHTSLPAYVLSNGQVVQRPTPVDEVYAETNEVWVLSLNEQIAAGSSTLTANTPAGRAERMKKKSITPAPVVTGPKATGTEATIAGRSGTNVTCNPTGLRNNRGLEYLQRFTIPNPSSVEHWTAGKLEPRMIIVAKDGYELKNAYFGKIKRKNVKNWVWQDLFITTWDRAVWGDYFAVKWLEIDNGPTIDLSLGLGALITQLLGLPITFDIKAHFEKKNDDMGSGVVMFSESTNIEYGTGTVYWYHCSSGGDGGTGNDNFARSAITSASSTFPGYSPARVNDGDRSTALGGGSSWANNAGGVNYPPQWVQLDFGVNKTFRRIVVFTTAGYEIQNFDIQIWNGITWVTPPGNVNPVTGNTATSRTIVLNTSQTSRLVRILGRLGPNIQQGFVRVNEFEVYAQ, via the coding sequence ATGAGATCTTCGCTGTGGAGACCCGCAGTGGCGCTGGCCGCGATCCTCGCGCTGGCCGCACCCACCATCCCCGCCCAGGCACACTCCGCGCAGTCCGCGCGGCCGGCCGTGGCGGGGCTGCGCAAGCAGATGACCTGGACCGCGAGCGAGCGGCAGGGTGGCTACGTCCACGTCGGATCGGACGGCACGACCAACGCCTACACCGGCGACACCGCCGTCGACCAGTACCAGCCCGCGCTGTGCCTGCGCGTGGACTACCAGTCGCCGCCCGGCGGCATCACCTTCGACTCCTACATCGGCTGGTCGCGGGGCCAGGTCAAGGCGACCGGTCCGGTACGCGGGGACGCCCTCGCCTCACCGCAGGCCGCTGACGAGCTGTGCTCGCGTACCTTCGGCGCGGGTTGGGAACTCGCCGAGTTCCACGACGGCCGCTACGGCCCGTCCTTCGAGTACCAGGGCGGCTGGTCGTTCTGGGCCGCCGGCGACCTGATCCCGGGCAGCCGGTTCTGGGTGACGATCAGCGACCAGCCCGCGAACGCCTGGAACTCGGCCGGCACCCTGCCCCCGGCGCTGCCGGCCGGCGACCAGAACGACCTGATCCTCAAGTCCCGCCTCGGTGAGCTGGTCAGCCCGCTGCTGCAGGTGGCGGACGGCAACTTCCAGTACCTCGTCCGCAACGCCGTCGGCCGCCTCTTCGACGGCGACGACAACGTGCTCCTGACCGACCTGATCTGGGAGGCGGAGGCGTCCTACATCGTCGATCCCTACGACCCGACGTGGGTGGCGTTCAAGGACGGCGTCGCGGCGCTCGGCAACGTCAACGGCGAGACCTACGTACCGCAGCTGTTCATCCCGAACTACGAGGACGGGGTCATCACCTCCGGCGAGATCACGCTGACGGTCTTCGAGTCCGACCTCGGGCACACGTCGCTACCCGCCTATGTCCTCAGCAACGGGCAGGTCGTGCAGCGTCCCACCCCGGTCGACGAGGTCTACGCCGAGACCAACGAGGTCTGGGTGCTCTCCCTCAACGAGCAGATCGCCGCGGGCTCGTCCACGCTGACGGCGAACACGCCGGCCGGCCGCGCCGAGCGGATGAAGAAGAAGTCGATCACCCCGGCTCCGGTCGTCACGGGACCGAAGGCGACCGGCACGGAGGCGACGATCGCGGGCCGCTCGGGCACCAACGTCACCTGCAACCCGACCGGCCTGCGCAACAACCGGGGCCTGGAGTACCTCCAGCGCTTCACGATCCCCAACCCCAGCTCGGTGGAGCACTGGACCGCGGGCAAGCTGGAGCCGCGCATGATCATTGTCGCCAAGGACGGCTACGAGCTGAAGAACGCCTACTTCGGCAAGATCAAGCGGAAGAACGTGAAGAACTGGGTCTGGCAGGACCTCTTCATCACCACCTGGGACCGCGCGGTCTGGGGCGACTACTTCGCGGTGAAGTGGCTGGAGATCGACAACGGACCCACGATCGACCTCTCGCTCGGCCTCGGCGCGCTCATCACCCAGCTCCTCGGGCTGCCGATCACCTTCGACATCAAGGCGCACTTCGAGAAGAAGAACGACGACATGGGCTCCGGCGTCGTCATGTTCTCCGAGTCCACCAACATCGAGTACGGCACCGGCACCGTCTACTGGTACCACTGCAGCTCCGGCGGTGACGGCGGCACGGGCAACGACAACTTCGCCCGCAGCGCCATCACCTCAGCCTCGTCGACCTTCCCCGGCTACTCCCCGGCCAGGGTCAACGACGGCGACCGCAGCACGGCCCTCGGCGGAGGTTCGAGCTGGGCCAACAACGCCGGCGGCGTCAACTACCCGCCGCAGTGGGTGCAGCTCGACTTCGGGGTCAACAAGACCTTCCGCCGGATCGTCGTCTTCACCACCGCCGGATATGAGATCCAGAACTTCGACATCCAGATCTGGAACGGCATCACCTGGGTGACCCCGCCCGGCAACGTCAACCCCGTCACCGGCAACACCGCGACGAGCCGGACCATCGTCCTCAACACCTCGCAGACCTCACGCCTGGTGCGGATCCTCGGCCGCCTCGGCCCCAACATCCAGCAGGGCTTCGTGCGGGTCAACGAATTCGAGGTCTACGCCCAGTAG